CCAGGCATAAAGTTGCTCCCATACCGCTCCCTGCCGCGTGCGCGGGATACGGATGGCCGCCGCCTCGCGCGTCTGTTCACGACGGGAAGGTAGGACCTGGCGGGTTGTGCGTTTATGAGCCACCGACACGTTACGACTCCTGACGGCTTCAATCCGGGAACGTCCTTACTCCCAGACTTCGACTTCCATATCGAGTTCAATGCCACGTGCTTCGCGTACACGTGACCGAATCCGCTCAATGAGGGCAAAGACATCGGCTGCCCGTGCTGACCCGTTCGTGACAATGAAGTTGGCATGGAGGGGGGAAATGGTTGCCCCGCCAATGGTTTCACCTTTCATGCCAAGTTCGTCAATGATGCGCCCGGTGGCCAGCCCCGGCCCCGGATTTTTGAAAATGCAACCGGCGCTGTTGTCCCTGACCGGTTGCGTCGCTGCCCGGTGGCGACGGTACTCCGCAATTTCGGCCCGGCTGGCCTCCGGGTTGCCGGGCCGGAGTTGAAGTGTCGTCCCCAGAATCAGGTCCCGTTCGGTAAATGGAGAGTGACGGTAGGCAAAATCCAGCGTCTCGCGTGGCAGCGTCACGACGTGCCCATCGCGGGCGACATCCACCGAGACGATGACATCGGCAATTTCATAGCCATGCGAGCCGGCGTTCATCTTCACGGCGCCACCAACGCTGCCAGGAATCGGCGCCAGCCCTTCGATCCCGGACAATCCCCGGTCGGCACACTGGTTGACGAGCCGGGGCAGGCTGTAACCGGCCGGCGCTTTGACCTGACAGCCCTCAAACACCACGGGCGCTTTGAGTTGCCGCAGGCTGATGGCAACGCGGTCGAGCGGCCCATCCGCCACCAGGAGATTGGTGCCGTAGCCCAGCGGACTCCAGCGCAAACCGTGTTCTTCCAGCCTGGCCACCAGGGCGGCCGCTTTTTCCGGCGTGTCGGGAAAAGCCACACAGGCGATTTCCCCACCCGTGCGCAGTGAAGTCAGGTGGCGCATCGGCTGGTGAAAGCGGGCCGCGACATCGAGTTCAGCACAGATTTCCTCAACAGACCTGGGCATCCTGCAAAAACCTTTCACCAAGCTGCCAGACATTGCCTGCCCCTACGGTCAACAGCACATCGCCGGGGCGAAGTTGCGCTGTGACGGCCGGCAGAGCCGCGTCGAGCGCACCAACGGCCTGCACGGCGGGATGTCCCGCCGCATGTACCGCCGCCGCCAGCGCCGCCGATGTCACTCCGGGCAGGGGCGTTTCGCCCGCCGGGTAAATATCCACGATACAAACCACATCCGCCTCCCGCAGCACCGTTACGAACTCAGCAAACAGATGCTGTGTCCGCGTGTAGCGGTGCGGCTGAAACACCAGGATGATCCGGCGTCCGGCGCTGCGCGCTGCATCAAGTACGGCGGCAATCTCAACCGGGTGGTGGCCGTAATCGTCAATGACGAGAACATTATTCCTTTCCCCGCGAATTTGGAACCGTCTGGAAACATTTTCAAACATTTCCAGACCCGTTTGTACATCTTTGAAGTCTAAACCAAGTTCCAGTCCAGCGGCGATAGCCGCCAGCGCGTTGTAGATGCTGTGCCGGCCCGGCACGCGCAGCCGGACCGGGCCCAGACAAGCCGGCCCGCGCCAGACCGTAAAGCGCCAGCCGAAGGGCTTTTGGGGAACAATGTCTGCCGCCCGAATCTGGGCTTCCGCCGCCTGGATGCCGTACAGCGTACAGCGCCGGGTCAGCCGGGGCAGCAGCGCCTGCACGCCGGCATCGTCAGCGCAGGCAATGACCACGCCTGTTTCAGGTACGCCCTCGGCAAAGCGTACGAAGTGGTCCAGGATGGCGTCGAAATCACCGTAGAAGTCGAGATGGTCACGGTCCACATTGGTGATGATCGCCAGGGTGCGCGGCAGCTTGAGAAACGAGCCATCGCTTTCGTCGGCTTCGGCGACAAAGTGCGGCCCCGTTCCAACCCTTGCCCCACTGCCAAGGTCGGGAAAAGCCGCGCCAATGACGGCCGTCGGGTCATGTCCGGCCGCGCGCAGTACCGTGGCAACCATGGCGCTGGTCGTCGTCTTGCCGTGCGCACCGGCGACAGCCACGGCCACCCTGCCCGCCATGAGTTCAGCCAGCATCTCCGCCCGGTGCACAATGGGGATGCCCCGGGCCTGGGCTGCCAGCCGCTCCGGGTTGTCGGCTTTGACGGCGGTGGAAACGACAACCCGCCGGGCAGCGCCGAGCTGGTGCGGTGCGTGCCCGATGAAAACCTGCACCCCCAGCGCCTGCAGACGGGCGGTTACTGCCGAGGCAGCCAGGTCGGACCCGGAAACCTGCCAGCCGCGCCGGAGGGCGACTTCGGCAATCCCGCTCATGCCGCTGCCCCCAATGCCGATGAAGTGCAAGTGCTCGTCCATGACACCTCATCTTGTGCGATGCAGAATCTGGAACGCAACATCTACGGTGCGTTCGGCTGCGTGTGGTCGCGCCAGCGCCCGGCTGGCGGCTTCCATCCGGGCCAGCCGCGCCGGGTCGGACAGCAGCTCCAGAATCGTCCGGGCCAGTTTTTCGCCTGTCAGTTCGGCCTGTACGATCATCTCTCCGGCGCCGGCGCGGACAAACGCTTCGGCATTCCGGCGCTGGTGATCGTCGGCAGCCTGGGGGAAGGGAATAAAGATGGCCGCGCGCCCGGCAGCGGCCACCTCGGCGATGGTGGCGGCTCCGGCGCGGCAGACAAGCACATCGGCGGCGGCCATGGCTTCGGCCATGGCGTGGATGAAAGGCTGTACGTCGGCCTGCACACCGGCTGCCGCATAGGCGGCACGTACCATTTCGACATCGCGCTCGCCCGTCTGGTGGACAATCCGCAAACCGGGATGCGTTGCCAGCCGGGGCGCGGCTTCCGCCATGGCGCGGTTGATGGCCTGCGCCCCCTGGCTGCCGCCAAACACCAGCACGTGCCGGCGCGGAGCCTCGGCCGGGCGGGGCGGAATCTGCTCAAACTCGGCGCGTACCGGCGTCCCGGTCAGGACGGCCCTGGCCCCGAAGTACGCGGCGGTTTCCTGGTAAGACACGGCGGCGGCGGTGACGAAGCGGGCGAGTATCCGGTTGGTGAGACCGGGCAGGACATTGACTTCGACGGCCAGGGTCGGGACACCCCGCATGATCGCCGCCAGCATCGCCAGCCCGGAGGCATAGCCGCCGACTCCGATGGCAATATCCGGCTTGAAACGCCCGATGAGTTGCCAGGCTTTCCAGAAGCCGACGGGCAATACGGCCAGACTCTGGAAACGGCGCTGCCAGGAAACGTTGTTGAGTGCGCCGGAGGGGATGAACGTCAGCTCGAAACCAGCCGCCGGGACGAGTTTCTTTTCCAGCCCGCGTTCTGTCCCCACGAAATGGACTTCCGTGGTGGCATCACGTTGCCGGAACGCCTGGGCAATGGCAATGCCGGGGAAAATGTGTCCGCCGGTGCCGCCGGCCGCCATCAGGACACGCACGCTGCACGCCTCTTGTCTCTCAAAAATTCGCCCTGGCTGTGGCCGGGTACGGCTTTCGATCCGTTTGCCAACCGTGGCCGTTTGCCAACCGTGGACGCGGTTTCACGTGCGCCGCGACACACTCAGCAGCCAGCCGACCGCCAGCAGGCTCATCATCATCGAACTGCCGCCGTAGCTGATGAAGGGTAGCGGAATCCCCTTGGCCGGTACCAGACTCAACACGACGCTCAGATTGAACAGCGCCTGCCCCACGAGCAGAACGGTGATCCCGGTCGCCAGGAGCTTGCCAAAGTCGTCCGGGGCCAGAAAGGCTGCGCGCAGGCCGCGAAAGGCCAGAATGCCGAACAGCCCGACAACCATGAGACTGCCAATGAGACCGACTTCTTCAGCAATGACGGAAAAGATGAAGTCCGTATGCGCTTCCGGCAGGTAAAACAGCTTTTGCCGGCTTTGGGCAAAACCGACGCCCGACACACCGCCACTGCCGACGGCCATCAACGACTGCACAATCTGGAAACCTTCTTCCCTGGGGGCTTTCCATGGGTCAAGAAAAGCCAGCAGCCGGGCGCGGCGGTATGGCTCCTTGAGCAGGGCATAGAGTAACAGCGGTGAGCAGAGCAGCCCGGCCAGCGCCGGGTAGCGGAGCGGCACGCCGGCCACGACAAGCACTGCGGCGGCCGTCCCGCCCATCATCAGAATCGTTCCCAAGTCCCGCCCCAGAAAAACCAGCCCCATCAGCAGCCCCACGACGAGGCCGACCGGGAGCAGCACCTGTCGCGGATCACGGCGCGCCGGTGCGTCTTTCCGACTCAGGAAATAGGCCAGAAAGAGCACCATCGCGAGCTTGGCCAGCTCGGAGGGCTGAAACATCAGCCCCGGCAGACGAATGAAGCGGTGGGTGCCCCGGACCGGGGGCAGGAGCAGGACGAGCACCAGAAGAGCAACCGTGACGCCCAGCAGCCCATACACCACCCACGGCCGTTCGAGGCGTGCGTAGCCAAGCCACAGGCTGCCGAGCAGCAGCCCCGCTCCCAGCAGGGCGGCCAGTGCCTGGCGCAGGACGAAGTGAAATTGCGTCTGGTAGGTTTCATGCGCCAGGGTTGCCGAGGCGCTATAGACCATGACGAGACCGAACATCACCAGCGCAATCGTCGTGACGAACAGCCATGGGTCCACAAACGTCACCAGGTTGCGCGAAACAGGCACCACGGTGGAAATAGTCAATCTGGGCTGCATGACGCCTCACGCTGCACATCGGAAATCAACCCCTTGACTGTTGCCTTGAAAACCCGTCCCCGGTGCTCGAAGTTATCAAACATATCGAAACTGGCACAGGCCGGCGCAAGCAGAACCACGTCGCCGGGCCGGGCACGCCGGGCCAGACTGTGAACGGCCTCTTCCAGACTGGCATGGCGCGTGATGGGTTGGTGCAGCCGTCCGGCAAAGGTGGCGGCAATTTTTTCGGCGGCCGCGCCGATGAGCGCCACCGAAACCGCCCGTGGTGCCAGGGCGTCCACGAGCGGAGCAAAGTCGCTGTTTTTGTCCAGGCCGCCAAGAATGACGTGCAGCCCGGACGGAAAAGCCTCGATGGACACCTGGGCCGCTGCCACATTCGTGGCCTTGGAGTCGTTGAAGTACCGGACTCCGCCAACTTCCGCCACAAACTCCAGCCGGTGTTCCAGCCCGCGAAAGTCCCGGATGGTTGTCCGGGCGGTTTCCGGCGCGACGCCAGCGGCAAGGGCGACAGCCAGGCTGGCCAGGATGTTTTCCATATTGTGCCGGCCCGGCAGAGGCAGGTCGGCGCGGTGAAGCAGCACCCGTTCGGCCTGCCGGGTACGGCACACCAGATCGTTTCCACGCAGAAAAAGCCCTTCTTCCAGTTCCCGCTGGGCTGAAAAGAGCGTCACCGGCGCACCCTGGGTCGCAAGCTGCGCCTGGGCACGGGGGGTCGTCGGGTCGTCGGCATTGAGTACGGCCAAGGTTTCACCGTCAAACCGGCGAAACATGTTGAGTTTGGCGGCCACGTAGTTTTCAAACGTGCCGTGGCGGTCAAGATGATCGGGGGTGATGTTGAGCAGGACGCCAATGTGCGGGCGAAAGGTGACGACGGTTTCAAGCTGGAAACTGCTGCATTCGAGTACCGTCCAGCCGTCGTCGCGTGAGGTCTCCACCAGCGAGACGGCCGCCACACCGATGTTGCCGCCAACCTGGGTCGGCAGCCCGCCGTCCGCGAGCAGGTGCCCGATGAGCGTCGTCGTCGTGCTTTTGCCGTTGCTGCCCGTAATGGCGACGATGCGCCCGCGCAGGTGGCGGAAGGCCAGTTCGATTTCGCCAATGATGGGCACACCGGCTTCCCGCGCCGGCTGAAGCGCCGCCAGCGTCGGAGGGACACCAGGGCTGAGCACAATTTCATCGGCGGCACGCAGGGTTTCCGGGCGATGTGCTCCGGCTTCAATGGCAATGCCTTCCGATGGGAGTTGGATGACTTCCGGCGGCAGCTTTTCAGCCGGGCGCTGGTCGGTGAGGGTCACTTGCGCGCCGCGCGCCGCCAGAAACCGCGCCGCGCCGATGCCACTGATGCCAGCGCCGACCACGACGAGGTGACGGCCGGCATAGCTCTGGTTGTTCGTGTTGTCGAAGGCAGGCATCGTTACCGTAGCTTGAGCGTCGCCAGGGCGACGAGGGCAAAGAAAATCTGCACGATGAGAAAGCGGAAGACGATTTTGGATTCCTTCCAGCCGGTAAGTTCAAAGTGGTGGTGCAGCGGCGACATCTTGAAAATCCGCTTGCCGATGCCGGTCTGCGGGTCCTTCGTCAGCTTGTAGTAACTCACCTGCAGGATGACGGAAAGCGTTTCGATGACAAACACGCCGCCCAGAATGACCAGCAGCAGTTCCTGTTTGATGACGATGGCCACGCAGCCCATGCAGCCGCCAATGGCCAGGCTGCCGACATCACCCATAAACACTTCCGCCGGCGGCGCGTTGAACCAGAGAAACCCCAGGCTTGCGCCGGCCAGTGCCGCGCAAAACACAGTGACTTCAAGCGCCGGCGGACTGGGCGGCAGGTTGAGGTAGAGTGCCAGCTCGGTCAGACCTGTGACATAGCACAGCAGGGTGAGCGTCAGCGCGACGACGAACGTCGTGCTGATGGCGAGGCCGTCGAGGCCATCCGTCAGGTTGACGGCGTTCGAGCTGCCCGTCATCACCAGCAGCATAAACGGCAGATAGAGCCAGGCTGTCAGGTCGGGCTGGAAATCCTTGAAAAACGGCACACTGAGGTAGGTGGCATAGTTGCCGAAACCGATGAGAACGCCCCCGATGACCAGAGCCGTCGTCACCTGTCCAAGGAGTTTCCACCGCCCCTGCAGGCCGAGGTTCTGCCGCCTGGCGATTTTCAGGTAGTCGTCCAGAAAGCCAATCGCCCCGTGCGCCAGCAGGGCAAACAGGACCACCCAGACGTACAGGTTGCTCAGATCGGCCCACAGGAGCGTTCCGGCGACAATGCCCGTGAT
This window of the Chloracidobacterium sp. N genome carries:
- the murB gene encoding UDP-N-acetylmuramate dehydrogenase; amino-acid sequence: MPRSVEEICAELDVAARFHQPMRHLTSLRTGGEIACVAFPDTPEKAAALVARLEEHGLRWSPLGYGTNLLVADGPLDRVAISLRQLKAPVVFEGCQVKAPAGYSLPRLVNQCADRGLSGIEGLAPIPGSVGGAVKMNAGSHGYEIADVIVSVDVARDGHVVTLPRETLDFAYRHSPFTERDLILGTTLQLRPGNPEASRAEIAEYRRHRAATQPVRDNSAGCIFKNPGPGLATGRIIDELGMKGETIGGATISPLHANFIVTNGSARAADVFALIERIRSRVREARGIELDMEVEVWE
- the murC gene encoding UDP-N-acetylmuramate--L-alanine ligase; translation: MDEHLHFIGIGGSGMSGIAEVALRRGWQVSGSDLAASAVTARLQALGVQVFIGHAPHQLGAARRVVVSTAVKADNPERLAAQARGIPIVHRAEMLAELMAGRVAVAVAGAHGKTTTSAMVATVLRAAGHDPTAVIGAAFPDLGSGARVGTGPHFVAEADESDGSFLKLPRTLAIITNVDRDHLDFYGDFDAILDHFVRFAEGVPETGVVIACADDAGVQALLPRLTRRCTLYGIQAAEAQIRAADIVPQKPFGWRFTVWRGPACLGPVRLRVPGRHSIYNALAAIAAGLELGLDFKDVQTGLEMFENVSRRFQIRGERNNVLVIDDYGHHPVEIAAVLDAARSAGRRIILVFQPHRYTRTQHLFAEFVTVLREADVVCIVDIYPAGETPLPGVTSAALAAAVHAAGHPAVQAVGALDAALPAVTAQLRPGDVLLTVGAGNVWQLGERFLQDAQVC
- the murG gene encoding undecaprenyldiphospho-muramoylpentapeptide beta-N-acetylglucosaminyltransferase, which codes for MRVLMAAGGTGGHIFPGIAIAQAFRQRDATTEVHFVGTERGLEKKLVPAAGFELTFIPSGALNNVSWQRRFQSLAVLPVGFWKAWQLIGRFKPDIAIGVGGYASGLAMLAAIMRGVPTLAVEVNVLPGLTNRILARFVTAAAVSYQETAAYFGARAVLTGTPVRAEFEQIPPRPAEAPRRHVLVFGGSQGAQAINRAMAEAAPRLATHPGLRIVHQTGERDVEMVRAAYAAAGVQADVQPFIHAMAEAMAAADVLVCRAGAATIAEVAAAGRAAIFIPFPQAADDHQRRNAEAFVRAGAGEMIVQAELTGEKLARTILELLSDPARLARMEAASRALARPHAAERTVDVAFQILHRTR
- the ftsW gene encoding putative lipid II flippase FtsW, whose amino-acid sequence is MVPVSRNLVTFVDPWLFVTTIALVMFGLVMVYSASATLAHETYQTQFHFVLRQALAALLGAGLLLGSLWLGYARLERPWVVYGLLGVTVALLVLVLLLPPVRGTHRFIRLPGLMFQPSELAKLAMVLFLAYFLSRKDAPARRDPRQVLLPVGLVVGLLMGLVFLGRDLGTILMMGGTAAAVLVVAGVPLRYPALAGLLCSPLLLYALLKEPYRRARLLAFLDPWKAPREEGFQIVQSLMAVGSGGVSGVGFAQSRQKLFYLPEAHTDFIFSVIAEEVGLIGSLMVVGLFGILAFRGLRAAFLAPDDFGKLLATGITVLLVGQALFNLSVVLSLVPAKGIPLPFISYGGSSMMMSLLAVGWLLSVSRRT
- the murD gene encoding UDP-N-acetylmuramoyl-L-alanine--D-glutamate ligase, yielding MPAFDNTNNQSYAGRHLVVVGAGISGIGAARFLAARGAQVTLTDQRPAEKLPPEVIQLPSEGIAIEAGAHRPETLRAADEIVLSPGVPPTLAALQPAREAGVPIIGEIELAFRHLRGRIVAITGSNGKSTTTTLIGHLLADGGLPTQVGGNIGVAAVSLVETSRDDGWTVLECSSFQLETVVTFRPHIGVLLNITPDHLDRHGTFENYVAAKLNMFRRFDGETLAVLNADDPTTPRAQAQLATQGAPVTLFSAQRELEEGLFLRGNDLVCRTRQAERVLLHRADLPLPGRHNMENILASLAVALAAGVAPETARTTIRDFRGLEHRLEFVAEVGGVRYFNDSKATNVAAAQVSIEAFPSGLHVILGGLDKNSDFAPLVDALAPRAVSVALIGAAAEKIAATFAGRLHQPITRHASLEEAVHSLARRARPGDVVLLAPACASFDMFDNFEHRGRVFKATVKGLISDVQREASCSPD
- the mraY gene encoding phospho-N-acetylmuramoyl-pentapeptide-transferase; amino-acid sequence: MLYYLLYEVLHLKYQVFGPFRVFGYPSFRALLAAMTATLICLLLGAPMIAWLRRLKYGQEIREEGVKAHQAKKGTPTMGGVLIITGIVAGTLLWADLSNLYVWVVLFALLAHGAIGFLDDYLKIARRQNLGLQGRWKLLGQVTTALVIGGVLIGFGNYATYLSVPFFKDFQPDLTAWLYLPFMLLVMTGSSNAVNLTDGLDGLAISTTFVVALTLTLLCYVTGLTELALYLNLPPSPPALEVTVFCAALAGASLGFLWFNAPPAEVFMGDVGSLAIGGCMGCVAIVIKQELLLVILGGVFVIETLSVILQVSYYKLTKDPQTGIGKRIFKMSPLHHHFELTGWKESKIVFRFLIVQIFFALVALATLKLR